From a single Alkalihalophilus pseudofirmus genomic region:
- a CDS encoding sodium-dependent transporter: MSRLKQQEQWSSKLGFIYATAGTAIGLGAIWKFPYVAGTSGGGAFFFLFILFTALIGLPLLIGEFLLGRHTGKDAISTYKQLAPKTAWVSTGWIGVITCFIVLSFYSVVGGWSLLYLFHSITGQLSGLTVEQYGERFGEIIANPVPTLGAQLLFIVFTILVVSKGVQKGIERASKIMMPALFILLIIIAIRSLTLEGAMEGVRFLLLPDVSNISSETVLFALGQAFFALSLGVSIMVTYSSYVPKTQSLPLSAASIGIMNIFVALLSGLIIFPGVFTFGLEPSEGPPLIFVVLPAIFEQMVFGEIFLIAFFILFVFAALTSAFSMLEIIVATRVKKDITKRPKVSWIVGLLIFILGIPACLSYGALADVQIFGRTFFDNADYLVSNILMPFGALLISIFIPLKMSKTTLFEELKQGSSIGSKLFMVWYVLLKYVTPLAIIVVFLDAIGMFR, translated from the coding sequence TTGAGCAGGTTGAAACAACAAGAACAATGGTCGTCAAAACTAGGGTTTATCTATGCGACCGCTGGTACTGCAATCGGACTTGGAGCCATTTGGAAATTTCCTTATGTAGCTGGAACAAGCGGTGGGGGTGCTTTTTTCTTTTTATTTATTTTGTTTACTGCACTTATCGGGCTGCCTCTATTAATTGGAGAATTTTTACTCGGCCGGCATACTGGAAAAGATGCTATTTCTACGTACAAACAATTAGCTCCTAAAACAGCATGGGTTTCAACAGGCTGGATCGGCGTGATTACATGTTTTATCGTTTTATCCTTTTATAGCGTAGTAGGAGGATGGAGTTTACTATATTTATTCCATTCTATTACAGGGCAATTGTCTGGACTGACAGTGGAACAATACGGTGAGCGCTTTGGTGAAATTATTGCGAACCCTGTGCCGACACTTGGGGCACAGCTGCTCTTTATTGTATTCACCATTCTCGTTGTATCAAAAGGTGTTCAAAAAGGGATTGAACGAGCTAGTAAGATTATGATGCCTGCGTTGTTTATTTTATTAATTATTATTGCTATCAGGTCTCTTACATTAGAGGGTGCGATGGAAGGTGTGCGTTTCTTACTGCTTCCTGATGTATCAAATATTTCATCGGAAACAGTTTTATTTGCATTAGGACAAGCATTCTTTGCTTTATCATTAGGTGTTTCCATTATGGTAACGTACAGCTCATACGTACCAAAAACACAAAGTCTGCCATTGTCAGCTGCATCAATTGGAATTATGAACATCTTTGTTGCTCTTTTATCAGGACTGATTATATTTCCTGGAGTCTTTACGTTCGGCCTTGAACCAAGTGAAGGGCCGCCGTTAATCTTTGTGGTACTTCCAGCCATTTTTGAACAAATGGTATTTGGTGAAATCTTTTTGATCGCATTCTTTATTTTATTTGTCTTTGCAGCACTTACATCCGCTTTTTCAATGCTAGAGATTATTGTTGCGACACGAGTAAAAAAAGATATCACAAAACGCCCGAAAGTAAGCTGGATTGTAGGTCTTCTTATCTTCATATTAGGGATTCCTGCTTGTTTATCATACGGGGCACTGGCAGATGTACAGATATTCGGCCGGACGTTCTTTGATAACGCTGATTATTTGGTGAGTAACATCTTGATGCCTTTTGGTGCGCTGTTAATTTCAATCTTTATTCCTTTAAAGATGTCTAAAACAACGTTATTTGAAGAATTAAAACAAGGGTCTTCTATAGGGTCAAAATTATTTATGGTGTGGTACGTATTACTAAAATATGTGACGCCGCTTGCAATTATTGTTGTCTTTTTAGATGCCATAGGTATGTTTAGATAA
- the ptsG gene encoding glucose-specific PTS transporter subunit IIBC — protein MFKQSFSVLQRVGKALMLPVALLPAAGILLALGNAMQNPDLTARLPFLTADWIVLLASVMESAGDIVFANLPLLFAVGVAIGLSNGDGVAGLAALIGYLIMNVTMSVLGGYGEWTPEMIGADPGISSVLGIPTLQTGVFGGIIAGLLATYTYKKFFNIELPSYLGFFAGKRFVPIATAFFALFIGVILYWVWPTIQVGLNNLSYLMVESNQTLSAFIFGVIERALIPFGLHHIFYSPFWFEFGQYTNAAGQIVRGDQTIFFAQIRDGVELTAGTFMTGKFPFMMFGLPAAALAIYHCARPEQKKVVAGIMGSAALTSFLTGITEPIEFSFLFVAPLLFAIHTVFAGLSFMIMQILDVKIGMTFSGGVIDFLLFGVLPNRTDWWLVIPVGLAFSAIYYFGFRYAIKKFNLMTPGREEVAEDADTTSVSAGDLPYNVLRALGGKENLVNLDACITRLRVSVKDADQVEKDTLKKLGASGVMQMGNNIQAIFGPRSDQIKTQMHDIISGRTPVAEEPVETVEAVAGDIDFLMPISGKVLPITEVPDQVFSQKMMGDGFAIEPAEGVVHSPISGKVVTLFPTKHALGLVTNEGKEVLIHVGLDTVNLKGEGFDALVSEGDHIKQGQELLRFDLEFIKEKATSSITPVVFTNLTEDEFIEVKKTASAKHGDKNIVSIKQAK, from the coding sequence ATGTTTAAGCAGTCTTTTAGTGTATTGCAGCGTGTCGGTAAAGCATTGATGCTCCCTGTTGCTCTCTTGCCTGCTGCAGGTATTCTGCTCGCATTAGGAAATGCGATGCAAAATCCAGACTTAACAGCACGCCTTCCCTTTTTGACAGCAGATTGGATTGTGCTGTTAGCTAGTGTAATGGAAAGTGCAGGCGACATCGTATTTGCGAACCTGCCTTTACTATTCGCGGTTGGTGTTGCGATTGGATTATCAAATGGAGACGGGGTTGCAGGTCTTGCTGCTCTAATTGGGTATCTCATTATGAATGTAACAATGAGCGTTCTAGGAGGATACGGCGAGTGGACACCAGAGATGATTGGTGCTGACCCTGGTATTTCTTCAGTACTTGGAATCCCTACTCTTCAAACAGGTGTATTCGGCGGTATTATAGCCGGGCTTCTCGCCACCTACACCTATAAAAAATTCTTTAATATTGAGTTGCCTTCTTACCTAGGTTTCTTTGCAGGTAAACGATTTGTACCGATTGCTACAGCGTTTTTTGCTTTATTCATCGGGGTTATTCTCTATTGGGTATGGCCGACGATTCAAGTTGGACTAAACAACCTGTCCTATTTAATGGTTGAGTCTAATCAAACATTATCAGCCTTTATTTTTGGTGTGATTGAACGTGCGTTAATTCCATTTGGACTTCACCATATTTTCTACTCACCATTCTGGTTTGAGTTCGGACAGTACACTAATGCTGCCGGACAGATTGTACGAGGCGATCAAACAATTTTCTTTGCACAAATTCGTGATGGTGTTGAGCTTACAGCTGGCACGTTTATGACTGGTAAATTCCCATTCATGATGTTTGGACTGCCTGCTGCTGCTCTAGCAATCTATCACTGCGCACGTCCAGAACAAAAGAAAGTCGTCGCAGGAATTATGGGTTCAGCTGCCTTAACATCTTTCTTAACTGGTATCACTGAACCAATTGAATTTAGTTTCTTATTTGTAGCACCATTATTATTTGCGATTCACACGGTGTTTGCTGGTTTATCATTTATGATTATGCAGATTCTAGACGTTAAAATCGGAATGACTTTCTCCGGCGGCGTGATTGACTTCCTACTATTTGGGGTCCTTCCTAACCGTACGGATTGGTGGCTTGTTATTCCAGTTGGACTCGCATTCTCAGCTATCTATTACTTTGGTTTCCGTTATGCGATTAAGAAGTTCAATCTAATGACTCCTGGTCGTGAAGAAGTAGCTGAGGACGCTGATACGACTAGCGTTTCAGCTGGCGATCTGCCATATAACGTCCTTCGTGCTCTTGGAGGAAAAGAAAATCTAGTAAACCTTGATGCATGTATCACTCGCTTACGTGTAAGTGTTAAAGACGCTGATCAAGTTGAAAAAGACACCTTAAAGAAACTTGGTGCCTCTGGTGTTATGCAAATGGGCAACAATATTCAAGCAATCTTTGGACCACGTTCAGATCAGATTAAAACACAAATGCATGATATTATCAGCGGTCGTACACCGGTAGCAGAAGAACCTGTTGAAACGGTAGAAGCGGTAGCTGGCGACATTGATTTTTTAATGCCAATCTCAGGTAAAGTTCTTCCAATAACTGAAGTTCCTGACCAAGTATTCTCACAAAAAATGATGGGTGATGGGTTTGCGATTGAACCTGCTGAAGGTGTCGTGCATTCTCCAATCTCAGGTAAAGTTGTGACACTATTCCCGACAAAGCATGCTCTTGGTCTAGTAACAAACGAAGGAAAAGAAGTATTGATTCATGTCGGCTTAGATACTGTGAACTTAAAAGGAGAAGGATTTGACGCTCTTGTTTCAGAAGGCGATCACATTAAGCAAGGCCAAGAGCTATTGCGCTTTGATTTAGAATTCATTAAAGAAAAAGCAACCTCTTCTATTACTCCGGTTGTCTTTACTAACTTAACCGAAGATGAATTTATTGAAGTGAAAAAGACCGCTTCTGCTAAACATGGTGACAAGAATATTGTCTCTATTAAACAAGCAAAATAA
- the nadB gene encoding L-aspartate oxidase has product MLKTDVLIIGGGLAAVVCALKLVDRYEVTIAMKGSIESGNSWRAQGGIAAALSSLDHPFIHYKDTMKAGCYQNNKQLVEMLVKEGPRRLRGWMKEGLTFDQTMDGELLLGQEGAHSIRRIVHNQGDQTGKVCMSYFWSKLQQKKVRILSHYQAIDLIAENEVCDGAWFKNKQNELIEVRASATILATGGIGGLYEATTNDPSLIGEGLVMAYRAGAILRDLEFIQFHPTLIYSQGRTAGLASEALRGEGARLVDQDGTPIMDGRDDRGDLAPRDVVARVIYEYTKKEEPIFLDISPIPNFKDKFPQITSLCNQAQVDLEKQLIPVCPGAHFHMGGVETNTNGAASIANLYAVGEVSGNNAHGANRLASNSLLEALVFGERLGEFLLSQPLKRELTRDHNRYIRAEEVDDPSALPSKNELKRKVTQALGITRTSHDLEQLLSWLGSFRQFDQDVYRRVNWTREQIEIDTMCTAAMLIAKSALARKESLGAHFRNDSQEIGRMPMNPQAMMQARGDIWAKPVKEKERVLK; this is encoded by the coding sequence ATGTTGAAAACAGATGTACTAATCATTGGCGGGGGACTGGCAGCCGTCGTATGTGCATTGAAGCTCGTTGACCGCTACGAAGTAACGATAGCTATGAAAGGGTCGATTGAGAGCGGTAATTCATGGAGGGCTCAAGGAGGGATTGCAGCAGCACTTTCATCTTTAGATCATCCATTTATTCACTATAAAGACACGATGAAGGCTGGTTGTTATCAAAATAATAAGCAGCTAGTAGAAATGCTTGTCAAAGAAGGGCCAAGGCGGCTGAGAGGTTGGATGAAAGAAGGACTTACCTTTGATCAAACGATGGATGGGGAGCTTCTTCTCGGTCAAGAAGGAGCCCATTCGATCCGGCGAATCGTACATAACCAAGGGGATCAGACAGGGAAAGTCTGCATGAGTTATTTTTGGAGTAAACTGCAGCAAAAAAAGGTCCGTATTCTATCACATTATCAAGCGATTGATTTAATTGCAGAGAATGAGGTTTGTGATGGTGCCTGGTTTAAGAATAAGCAAAATGAATTAATAGAAGTCAGAGCCTCTGCAACAATCCTAGCAACAGGTGGAATTGGAGGATTATACGAAGCGACAACGAATGATCCGTCTTTAATAGGCGAAGGTTTAGTAATGGCTTATAGAGCAGGTGCTATTTTGAGAGATTTAGAGTTTATTCAGTTCCATCCTACGCTCATTTATTCACAAGGAAGGACTGCGGGATTAGCATCAGAGGCTTTAAGAGGAGAAGGAGCTCGGCTTGTGGATCAAGATGGTACTCCTATTATGGATGGAAGAGACGACCGTGGTGACCTTGCCCCAAGAGATGTGGTGGCACGGGTAATTTACGAGTATACAAAAAAAGAGGAGCCCATTTTCTTAGATATTTCACCCATTCCTAACTTTAAAGATAAATTTCCTCAGATTACCAGCTTATGCAATCAAGCTCAAGTTGATTTAGAAAAGCAGCTTATTCCTGTATGTCCAGGCGCACATTTTCATATGGGCGGAGTGGAGACGAATACGAACGGGGCCGCTTCTATAGCAAACTTATATGCGGTAGGAGAAGTGAGCGGGAATAATGCTCACGGGGCAAATAGGCTCGCAAGCAATTCGCTGTTAGAGGCTCTTGTATTCGGTGAACGTTTAGGAGAATTCCTTTTGAGCCAACCGCTTAAAAGAGAGCTGACTAGGGACCATAATCGATATATTCGTGCTGAGGAAGTCGATGACCCTTCTGCATTGCCTTCTAAAAATGAGTTGAAACGCAAAGTAACACAAGCTTTAGGCATTACCCGCACCAGCCACGATCTAGAACAGTTACTTTCATGGTTAGGAAGCTTTAGACAATTTGATCAAGACGTATACAGGCGGGTGAATTGGACGAGAGAACAAATAGAAATAGATACGATGTGTACTGCTGCAATGCTGATTGCCAAGTCTGCACTAGCACGAAAAGAGAGCTTGGGAGCACATTTTCGAAATGATTCACAAGAGATAGGCAGGATGCCAATGAACCCCCAAGCTATGATGCAGGCAAGAGGCGATATATGGGCAAAACCTGTGAAGGAGAAGGAGAGGGTGTTGAAGTGA
- the mreBH gene encoding rod-share determining protein MreBH yields the protein MWSNAELGIDLGTANLLVYSKDKGIVLNEPSVVALNTETRDVLAVGAEAKSMVGKTPANIVAVRPLRDGVIADFDVTASMLRAVMKKASKQLGLSLRKPNVVVCAPSGSTSVERRAILDAVRSCGAKNVHIIEEPVAAAIGADLPVDEPVANVVVDIGGGTTEVAIISFGGVVSCNSVRIGGDKLDDAIIQHVRKSYNVLIGERTAEQIKMEIGYAPIEHEELTMEVRGRDLVNGLPKTITLHSTEIQQALSESLLQVLEAVRATLEDCPPELSGDIVDRGVMITGGGALLNGIQDWFSEEISVPVHLAPNPLESVAVGTGRSLKFIDKLQKATV from the coding sequence ATGTGGTCAAATGCAGAATTAGGAATTGACTTAGGAACAGCAAATTTACTTGTTTACAGTAAAGATAAAGGTATCGTTTTAAATGAACCCTCCGTTGTAGCATTAAACACAGAAACACGTGATGTGCTTGCTGTTGGTGCTGAAGCAAAAAGCATGGTAGGGAAAACTCCTGCTAATATTGTAGCTGTACGCCCTCTACGTGATGGTGTCATTGCAGATTTTGATGTGACAGCTAGTATGCTGCGTGCCGTGATGAAAAAAGCGAGCAAACAGCTTGGTTTATCTTTAAGAAAGCCAAATGTCGTCGTGTGTGCGCCGTCTGGCTCTACCTCTGTTGAACGCAGAGCAATCCTTGATGCTGTCAGAAGCTGCGGTGCTAAAAATGTACACATCATTGAAGAACCTGTAGCAGCAGCAATCGGTGCAGACTTGCCGGTAGATGAGCCTGTAGCCAATGTTGTAGTTGATATTGGCGGCGGTACAACGGAAGTCGCGATCATTTCATTTGGCGGGGTTGTCTCTTGTAACTCTGTCCGTATCGGCGGAGACAAGCTAGATGATGCGATCATTCAACATGTACGTAAATCCTACAATGTACTAATCGGTGAACGTACTGCAGAACAAATCAAAATGGAAATCGGTTATGCTCCTATCGAACATGAAGAGCTGACAATGGAAGTACGCGGCCGTGACTTAGTGAATGGTCTTCCTAAAACCATCACTCTTCACTCGACTGAAATTCAACAAGCATTAAGTGAATCACTTCTGCAAGTGCTTGAAGCGGTCCGAGCTACTCTTGAGGACTGCCCTCCTGAACTGAGCGGTGATATTGTTGACCGTGGTGTAATGATTACAGGCGGCGGTGCTTTATTAAACGGTATTCAAGATTGGTTCTCAGAAGAGATCTCAGTTCCTGTGCATCTTGCTCCAAATCCACTTGAATCAGTGGCTGTAGGAACAGGACGTTCTCTAAAGTTTATCGACAAACTGCAAAAAGCAACAGTCTAA
- a CDS encoding thiol-disulfide oxidoreductase DCC family protein: MSNEKPILLFDGVCNVCNVAVDFILKHEKEEQFQFASLQSEKAKEIKKRYKISETVDSIIVIEHGKVYTYSTAVLKIIPKLSLGWQLFRLFVILPKPLRDTLYRRFAKRRYQFFGKKESCRIPAPEERKRFLD; this comes from the coding sequence ATGTCAAACGAGAAACCTATTTTATTATTTGACGGGGTTTGTAATGTATGTAACGTAGCTGTAGATTTTATTTTAAAACATGAGAAAGAAGAGCAGTTTCAATTTGCTTCATTGCAGTCAGAGAAAGCAAAAGAGATAAAGAAACGGTATAAGATTTCAGAAACAGTTGATTCTATTATTGTAATAGAACATGGCAAGGTCTATACATACAGCACAGCAGTTTTGAAAATCATTCCAAAACTATCGCTTGGCTGGCAGTTATTCCGCCTATTTGTCATTTTGCCTAAGCCATTGCGCGATACCCTCTATCGGCGGTTTGCTAAGCGTAGATATCAATTTTTCGGAAAAAAAGAAAGCTGCAGAATCCCTGCGCCAGAAGAGAGAAAGCGTTTCCTTGACTAA
- a CDS encoding IscS subfamily cysteine desulfurase, with amino-acid sequence MLIYLDHAATTPISKQAIDAWIRASEHYFANTQSLHEEGEEARHLFEICKKEMGELLDCEGGEIYFTGSGSEANQLLLESLFKSIKTRGSHVITSSIEHPSVLSFFQKLEEQRVEVTYLPVSSEGLISIADLKESIRSDTVLASIQHVNSETGSIQPLKEIGAILKEKNIIFHSDCVQSFGKLPLNVRCYQLDAISVASHKIYGPKGVGAAYINKQTAWSPTLPFTHHQNGFRQGTIDLPGIAAFTTAALEIQETLSQQLDHFWKLREQLLSALSNAGISFKVEGSTAKDRQLPSIIGLSIEGIEGQWMMQMLDRHHIQISTGTACQIGSQTPSKTMIALQKTEQDINRYFRISLGRSTTSEQITYTANKIIEIVHGLQKKEGGVALL; translated from the coding sequence ATGTTGATCTATTTAGACCATGCCGCAACAACCCCTATTTCAAAACAAGCGATCGATGCATGGATTCGTGCGAGTGAACATTATTTTGCCAACACCCAGAGCCTTCATGAAGAGGGTGAAGAGGCAAGGCATTTATTTGAGATATGTAAAAAAGAAATGGGAGAACTTCTTGATTGCGAGGGGGGTGAAATCTACTTTACCGGTAGCGGTTCTGAGGCAAATCAATTACTATTAGAAAGTTTATTCAAATCTATTAAAACAAGAGGAAGTCATGTGATCACTTCCTCTATTGAACACCCTTCTGTCTTATCCTTTTTTCAAAAGCTAGAAGAGCAAAGAGTGGAAGTTACGTACTTACCTGTTTCAAGTGAGGGCTTGATATCTATTGCCGATCTTAAAGAATCCATTCGAAGCGATACGGTTTTAGCTTCGATTCAGCACGTCAATTCAGAAACAGGTTCCATTCAACCGCTTAAAGAGATTGGAGCCATATTGAAAGAGAAGAATATCATTTTCCATAGTGATTGTGTGCAATCTTTCGGAAAGCTTCCGCTTAATGTCCGTTGTTACCAGCTTGATGCCATTTCAGTGGCCAGCCATAAAATTTACGGCCCTAAAGGAGTCGGTGCTGCTTACATCAACAAACAAACCGCTTGGAGTCCGACTCTTCCCTTCACTCATCATCAAAATGGATTTAGGCAAGGAACGATTGACCTGCCTGGAATAGCTGCCTTCACTACAGCTGCACTGGAGATTCAGGAAACGCTTAGTCAGCAGCTTGATCATTTTTGGAAGCTTAGAGAGCAATTATTATCTGCACTGTCTAACGCAGGCATTTCTTTTAAAGTTGAGGGGAGTACAGCAAAAGATAGGCAGCTCCCTTCAATCATCGGACTTTCGATAGAGGGCATTGAAGGTCAATGGATGATGCAGATGCTTGACCGGCACCATATTCAGATCTCTACCGGAACAGCCTGTCAAATAGGAAGTCAAACCCCATCAAAAACAATGATTGCATTACAAAAAACCGAACAGGATATTAACCGCTACTTTCGCATTTCTCTAGGCAGAAGCACGACCAGCGAACAAATTACCTATACGGCAAATAAAATCATTGAAATTGTTCACGGTCTTCAAAAAAAGGAAGGTGGAGTAGCGTTGCTTTAG
- the rbsK gene encoding ribokinase has translation MAKVMVVGSINSDLVVQVERYPHAGETLNGSELAWFPGGKGANQAVAASRLGAKVTMVGAVGRDFYGDELIHSLQLNLVDISYVKRTSGASGAAIITVEQNGENRIILSQGANKYVTLVNPEELDGIDWLVVQNEIPWSVTEAAIKLAHERGVKVLVNPAPAAFIPHNLYPLVDVLVVNEVEAMEIIGAKADELSEEDTARKLVSLGAKAVLLTLGARGSLYVTQDKVLRIPAYPVKNIVDTTAAGDTFIGGFIAGVTAGKAIEEALQFATAASAVAISRLGAQVSIPTKGEVEAFIQKQ, from the coding sequence CGTACAGGTAGAACGTTACCCTCATGCCGGTGAAACACTGAACGGCTCAGAGCTTGCATGGTTTCCAGGAGGAAAGGGTGCCAATCAAGCGGTTGCGGCTTCCCGTTTAGGAGCAAAGGTAACGATGGTTGGAGCAGTCGGTCGTGATTTTTATGGAGATGAATTGATCCATTCCCTTCAACTTAATTTAGTAGATATTAGTTATGTGAAAAGAACATCAGGCGCATCTGGGGCAGCTATTATTACGGTGGAACAAAATGGGGAAAATCGAATTATTTTATCACAAGGTGCGAATAAATATGTCACACTGGTCAACCCCGAGGAATTAGATGGAATCGATTGGCTGGTCGTGCAAAATGAAATCCCATGGAGCGTAACCGAAGCAGCGATTAAGCTTGCTCATGAACGTGGTGTGAAGGTACTGGTTAACCCTGCACCAGCTGCATTTATTCCGCACAACTTATATCCATTGGTTGACGTGCTAGTCGTTAATGAAGTGGAGGCAATGGAAATAATAGGCGCAAAAGCAGATGAGCTTTCGGAAGAAGACACTGCCAGAAAGCTGGTTTCGCTAGGTGCTAAAGCAGTCCTGTTAACTCTCGGAGCGCGAGGCTCTCTTTATGTTACGCAGGATAAAGTGTTAAGAATTCCTGCATACCCTGTAAAAAATATTGTCGATACAACCGCAGCAGGTGATACATTTATTGGCGGCTTTATTGCTGGTGTAACAGCTGGCAAGGCAATAGAAGAGGCCCTGCAATTTGCAACAGCAGCATCAGCAGTGGCCATATCAAGACTAGGTGCTCAAGTCTCGATCCCTACAAAAGGAGAAGTGGAAGCCTTCATACAAAAGCAATAG
- a CDS encoding polysaccharide deacetylase family protein translates to MYWSGYKLRRLGFIVLALIFVLIIQACKVGEEPSDDESENVPSKEEAAPKEEDQPDVNQREVEETTLNYDLDLSPFEREPSQWGENVDGVKTRMDTDEQQIALTFDACGGPYGNGYDEELITYLLEAQIPATLFVNQRWIDENEELFLMLADEPLFQIENHGTQHIPLSVNGGTAWGIEATESPKEAQQEVLGNHKRVYELTGKEMSLFRSGTAYYDEVAVSLVEALGYEVVNFDILGDAGATFSKEQVTNALLQAQPGSIALLHMNQPQSGTAGGVKEAVPLLKEKGFEFVQLQDVELK, encoded by the coding sequence ATGTATTGGAGTGGTTATAAATTGAGAAGGTTAGGGTTTATAGTACTAGCGTTGATATTCGTTTTGATCATTCAAGCATGTAAAGTAGGTGAAGAGCCCTCAGATGATGAATCTGAGAATGTGCCATCTAAAGAGGAAGCGGCTCCTAAAGAAGAAGATCAGCCCGATGTGAATCAGAGGGAGGTGGAAGAGACTACGCTCAATTACGATCTTGATCTGAGCCCATTTGAACGTGAACCTAGTCAGTGGGGCGAAAATGTTGATGGAGTGAAAACGAGAATGGATACAGATGAACAGCAGATCGCACTGACGTTTGATGCTTGCGGTGGTCCGTATGGGAATGGCTATGATGAAGAACTGATCACATACTTACTAGAAGCCCAGATACCTGCTACGTTATTTGTAAATCAGCGATGGATTGATGAAAATGAAGAGCTCTTTCTAATGTTAGCGGATGAGCCTTTGTTTCAAATTGAGAATCACGGAACACAGCATATACCACTTTCGGTAAACGGAGGAACGGCATGGGGCATAGAAGCAACAGAAAGCCCGAAAGAAGCACAGCAGGAAGTATTGGGCAACCATAAACGAGTGTATGAGCTGACAGGGAAAGAAATGTCTTTGTTTCGCTCAGGAACGGCCTATTATGATGAAGTGGCTGTCAGTCTCGTTGAAGCTCTAGGGTATGAAGTCGTGAATTTTGACATTCTAGGTGATGCAGGGGCAACGTTTAGCAAGGAACAAGTAACGAACGCATTACTTCAAGCCCAGCCGGGCTCCATTGCTCTTTTGCATATGAATCAACCGCAAAGTGGAACGGCAGGCGGGGTAAAGGAAGCTGTCCCGCTTCTTAAAGAAAAGGGGTTTGAATTTGTACAGCTTCAAGATGTTGAGTTGAAGTAA
- the glcT gene encoding glucose PTS transporter transcription antiterminator GlcT, with amino-acid sequence MLTVKKVLNNNVLIAEHPEYAEVILIGKGLGFGKKPGEEVAGEVAEKFFVLKEEKEQEQYKQLLDYVDEAFIGLMNDVISMIEERFKVRLHEHIHIALTDHLFYAIKRIHQGFDIKNPFLPETELAYPDEFEMAQTIIQHMNQELKINIPEGEIGFVALHIHSALTRRPLQEVNRHTRLISELVGVIESSLGISIDRKDVDYLRLVRHLHHAIERINKEKYEDNQEALKSVLQSEYPVCYNLSWKLIKIMQQALRKTVPDAEAVYLTLHLQRLSKQ; translated from the coding sequence ATGCTTACTGTTAAAAAGGTCTTAAATAACAACGTGTTGATAGCGGAGCACCCGGAATATGCTGAAGTCATTTTGATCGGGAAGGGACTTGGGTTTGGCAAAAAACCTGGTGAAGAAGTCGCTGGTGAGGTTGCTGAGAAATTCTTTGTATTAAAAGAGGAAAAGGAACAAGAACAATACAAGCAGCTGCTTGATTATGTAGATGAAGCCTTTATCGGACTTATGAATGATGTTATTTCAATGATTGAAGAGAGGTTTAAAGTGCGATTGCATGAACATATTCATATTGCCCTGACTGATCACTTATTCTATGCAATCAAACGCATTCACCAAGGGTTTGATATTAAAAATCCATTCCTTCCAGAGACCGAATTAGCTTACCCAGATGAATTTGAAATGGCCCAAACGATCATTCAGCATATGAATCAAGAGCTTAAAATTAATATTCCTGAAGGAGAAATTGGATTTGTAGCCCTGCATATCCACAGCGCCCTTACTCGGAGGCCGCTTCAGGAGGTAAATCGGCATACTCGTTTGATCAGTGAACTCGTCGGAGTCATCGAAAGCTCATTAGGGATCTCTATTGATCGTAAAGATGTGGATTACCTGCGTTTAGTCCGTCACCTTCACCATGCAATTGAGCGGATTAACAAAGAAAAATATGAAGACAATCAAGAAGCTTTAAAAAGTGTCTTGCAATCTGAATATCCTGTATGCTACAATTTGTCCTGGAAGCTGATCAAGATTATGCAGCAAGCTTTAAGGAAAACGGTTCCAGATGCTGAAGCAGTTTATTTAACGCTTCATTTACAACGTTTATCGAAGCAGTAA